atgcATATATACACTTGGGCAAGCAAAACTTGTCCCTAACTCATCACCTCTTTCTCttagggaggaaaaaaaattcacatgggacaaaataagggggaaaaaaaaaactccaaataggcattcatataatattaacaaattataaatacacaaaatcattattttttaatacattaagatCTAATCATctactaacaaaaacaaaaagaaattaaaaaaaatgttgctttTTAATACCACGATGGCTATATATATTGGCATTTACAGTAGTGGTGCTAAACAATTTAGTTTTTATCACTTCAAAAAGTTACTTtgtctattttaccatctcactttacaatacacctaacatcaaatgttctattttttttattacttcatttaaaataatataaacaactcattaaataataaaggaatagagagaatttgagttttttaattgaaggaagaaagataatcttaataaaatattttattttatttttaacaacatGCTACAATCAACTAGTATTTATACCAGTTTACtgcaattgcaaaaaaaattagcttttgcTTATCtaataacacatgattttttggaggtaaaatagcttttttgctaaaataaaatcactattttttaatacttttattttttttgttcagttTTTGGTTGAATAATTACTAATTGGGCTAGGCTGGCTAGACTGATTGAAGAGGAGGGGGATCTAAGGTTTTGAAAGGGAGGGCttaactaccaaaaaaaaaaaaggattagggTGGCCTAAGCCCCTACTTGGGTCCATCCCTAACACTAGGAGTGATCACCACATGATGACTTATGAGTAGTAAAAGTGTGATAATAGATTAATACTTTTATCATTCATAACTCGTCATGTGATAAGTTATGACTAAAGTTGTGGACAATTGGCCCCTAGCATTGCTCCAAAGCAAGACATGACAAATCAGACAGGTTGGAACATTTTTGCCATCCCTAGGCTTCAACCAATATGTAGGAAGTCCAAGGTTAGGAAGTCTGATCAAGAAAAGAACAGGCCCAGCTCAGTGCAGACTATTTGGGCCCTTGTAAATGTTGTTAAAACCACAAGGCCCACAACCCAACAgctgaaaataacaaaacaaaaaatcacacacaaaaaaatagagtaacCAAAGGCGACCAATAGAGTGAGTTAGAAGAAGCACAAAGAGGCAgtagcaagagagagagagagagagagagagagagagagagagagatcaaatctcgatttggagaaggaaggaaggaaggaaggaaggaaagaTGGAGAAGGGAAAAGGAGTAATGGTAGGAGGTAGAAGATGGGGCGTTGACTTCACTGACAATTCTGCATCTCCTTCTTCTCGCGACATCCCTGACCCTCCTGGCTTCTCTCGCGCCTCCCAAGATCAGGTTCCCTTTccctctcgctctctctctaattggatcaaaattcacatataaATATCTATGTATTCATTCTCTATATAGGATGATTCAACGTTGAGTCGCCAAAAGAAGGATGCTGAAGCCACCTGGAAAACTCaggttttgcttcttcttcttcttttttattggttttacgATTAAGGAcagtttttatttgattaattgtTGCAAAATACCCCTAATTATATTGAGGCGAGTTGCTAAAATTTGTGAAATATGTGGAAGAAAGTGGAATCAATTAGGCTATGTTGAAGTTGTTTTTGGTGATAGTTGTTGTTGAATGTTGCGAGGTAATGAGGTTTTACAGGAAATATTTATGGAAGTGATCATCCTTTAggtgttttattttctttcagtCGTTTGAATTGTCGACAATTTTTATTGATTACTGTTATTCTGTTAGTATTAGGAGTTTAATCGTGCTGTATTCCTCGTATGTTCTTTCACTAATTGTGTTAAACATAAGTTGTATTGATTTTATTGCTGATTAGGATGGGACTTGGATCGAAAGCGAAGGTACTTAATGTCATAATCTGTTTGTGTTTGAACAGAAAGCTTGGGAAGTGGCACAGGCCCCTTTCAAGAATTTACTGATGATGGGTTTCATGATGTGGATGGCTGGAAGTACGGTGCATTTGTTTAGCATTGGTATCACATTTTCGGCTCTTTGGCAGCCAATCAGTGCTTTACAAGGGGTTGGGAAGGGTAAGATAAGacaattgcctttttttttttataaaaaaaattccaactgTTATTTACTCTAAGTACTTTATGTAGCATAAGCAAATGTTTTGGCCTTTATCCATGTCTACAAAGGAAGAATGAGGAAGGAAATCGAAGATAACTTAGCTGAATTTAAATTCCGCTAACTTAAAATATTctttgataatttattattatgatgCACTTGGTTTGTGATGGCTCTTCAGGGCATTAGGATCAGCTAAGGTTGTATACCCATTACCCGCTACCCTTGTGCTATATTTGTAATAAGTCTTCTTTTGCTTGGGCAGTGGAGCCCCCCTTATACTTGTTTTATCAGCTCGATTAGAAGCTAAGCAAATTAGTTATTACTTGTATGTATGAATAAAAACGATCAAATGAAATCACTAGGGAGGAAGCCAtgtcatttatatatattgctaTAATGATATTTAAACTTGAAAAATGTTTACCCTCCTCATTCTTATTCATTATAAATGTTTCATTTCATTCACACGAAATTTACATATCAGCAAattttttcatgttcttttagAGTGATGACATGTTTGCTAGCCATGAATTGATTGCAAATTAGTCTAGGCATTTCAGTCCAACCAGGCTTAGCTGAGCCATGGACCAAAGCCAGGCCCTGAAAAAGAAAACCTTGGCTGAGCAAGTTTCTctttcttaataaaattcaCCACTTGGTACTTACCCCAAAAACAAGAGCTTAATTTAACATTCTATGTATAAAACAAGTGTCAGACCCCTTAGTCCCTTACCCTGAGTTGTAAGTTTCAACACTTTAAGCATTTGAATATTGTCGtttatccaccaaaaaaaaagaagaagaagaaaagaaaagaaaggaattttGTGAACTTCGTGCTTGAAAAAAGAGCATAATTATGTAAATAACACAAGTATGAAAACACATGTTGATCTAAATCTGGCTAGGGTAAAAACTAAGCCCAGAGTTGAATAGggcccaaaaaatgaaaaaatgtgagCAAGCTCAGCCAGCCATAATTCAAAGGAAACTCAACTGAAAATATTCTGGGCACAATGAATAGCTTCAGACTAGTTTGTTCTTATTGACTGTTCTACGTGTGTCACATCTTGGATGTATCCTTTTTGAGATTCAAAACCACAATATTTTTGGTAAGTGAGGTTTGAAACcacatttttttcatatagTGAACCAAAGAATCACCCCTCCCTCTTTCAAAAAGAACTCCCCCGTGCATGTGTGAGGTGGATCCAATCCTCCTATCTGTAGGGGATGGAAAATAAATGTAATAATGAAATCTGGTGCTGCTTatacaaatttttctttctctcctttattCTTTGGGTCAAGTAGCACATCCACCCCTAGTGGTGGACATatcaaaaaatgaatttgacCGGTTGATGTGAGTATCCTTTCTGTATAACCAATCGTGATTGACATGgcttatttattgtattttagcaCTAATGTTTGGCTTACTGTAGTTTTCACATGATTTTTGCCGCCTGCATTTCTCCTTGTATATTCTACTCAGATCTTCTATTCGATTGCCAAGTTCATTCAAGTAATTCTTATTTTGGTTCTGCAGTTTTTGAACCTTATAAAGACAGTAAAGTAGAGCTTCTTGGGCCTAAGTTACTCTTCATTGCCCTCAATTTGGGGGGTTTAGCACTGGGTGTTTGGAAGGTGAGATCTAATTTCAATTTGTCATCATTTGTTGTTTTAATTGCATTATCACctagtttcaattttcaaaaaaaaataaaacggCTTATAtccattcctctctctctctcttgtttcttGGACATGCTTCCTTGTTCCATTGTATTTAAATTCCTttatttaattactatttttgttttggcaGCTTAACACCTTGGGTCTTCTTCCTACACATGCATCAGACTGGGTTTCTTCATTACCTCCTGCACAGGTTAAATTCCTCCTCCCATGATGATTGAATttgctaatttatttattattattttttacattaaaatttctGGAAATGTTTCTCTAGCTGGGTTGAATGGTTTAGTAACCAAAACTTTAAGCAGACTACTAGTGGTTCTagctttttttagttttcttctaTTGCGGTTGAAGCTTGGTATTCCTCTAATTTATACTTGAATACTTTCGTTGTTTATATTAAGCCAAAAGGCAAATGGTTTAAACCACTATtgcaattttcttattttgactTTTGTACATTCATTAATAGTAACATTCAAAGTTCCTTGTAGACTGTTGACATAATATCCCATAAGAATAATTTGCTGGAAAATGACATGGATTATATGTAGTCTATCCACTATTGCTTGTCCAAACTTGTTAGCTGGCAGCCTCAGTTTTGAACAGCATTCTGCTCCATTAtaagtccaattttttttttttttttgataagcaataAACTTCATTGGTAGAAAAAACaagtaaaagaaaaaccaaagcACATAGGACGTGTACTAAGAGAACCAGAAGACAAACAAAACTAAGAAGTATAAAAACTACATCTATTGAGCACAAATCAGACAAAGAATTGAAAGAACACCTGACACATTTTTCCACCCAAACAAAGTATAGAAGAAAGAAGTCTTCAATTCTTGAATCGATCTTTCGGTTCCTTCAAAAATCCAgttatttctctccctccaaattcTCCACATCAAACAGTCTAAATGTTCACATAAGAAACTATGTTGCTGTCAATcccttatcatttttctttatctttttgtttcagCAAACCAATCCCAACAGAACAGATACTTTAATTGACATATTTGTTCTTCTTTGAACATACTTTTAATTGCTTTCTAATTTATCGTGCttcattttccaaattttaacATATTGGCTAGCCATGTTTGAATGGTTACTTAGCACCTGTACATATACTGGGCCTAACCCAACCCCAACCCTTCTCCTGTTCTCACCAAGTAAACCCACCTTTCTGATGAGGATTGGTAGATTTACTTGGTAACATGGATAAATCTGTGGTCTCCTGGAGACTTCAAAAAGTATCATTTTTGAGGGGATTTCGTGTCTGGGGCTTTTAGGAAAATACATGGAATAAATTCTCTTTTATTTGCTTCTAAAGTTTAgattggacaatttttttagttaactGAGAGAACATAGTGATTAACCTATCATGAATAGTCAGGTAAAGTGTGCCTTGCTCTAAAGAGTTATGTGAATATTATTACCTGAGTATTCCAATTTGGAATCACGAGATCTCCTTTTGAATTCTTATGGCAATTGGACCACTCTCATTAAGAGTAAACTTTCTTTCCTTCCTACATGCTTCATGTCACTCTTTACAATACCAATTTATTTTGCAAACAGATAGGAAAACTTCAGAGAAACTTTTTGTGGGGAGGAATGGGTGGTGTTTCTAAATTCCATCTAGCAAACTGGAATGAGGCGTGTTCACTCTTAAATGAGGGAGAATTTGGATTTGCAAATTGAGTACTTCTAACAAAGCGCTTCCAGCTTGATGGCTATGGAGGATTGGAACTGACGAGAGAATATTTAGTCATTTCTATGAAGTATggagacatttttttttcttcagtggCTCACACAGGGTAGGCCTATTGAAAATTATTAGGGGGtggaataattttttcaaactaattaaatttgttGTTGGAGATGGCTCTTGAGTTCATTTTTTGGTATGACTTGACTATCCCTTGAAAGACCTGATCTGTTTAGATTTAGCATAGGATAAGGATGCCTCAATAGTCATGTATCTTATTGATATTAGAGGTACAAGGCATTAGAATCTGCAATTCACTTGAAACTTTCGAAATTGGAAAGTAGAGAATGTGGaaaatttgtttggtttgttgTACTCAAACTTTCTGTCTAGTCAACAAGAGGTTCAGTTATCTTGGAGTTTAACTAAGATATGGAAAGTAATATCATTATATGTATTATGGGCAAtttggtgagagagagagagagagagagagagagagagaaacttttGATGGGGTTGAACACCCAAATCAATTTCCTAAGCAATTTACTTTATGATCTTTGTATGATTGGATGGCTACCTTGGGCAGTATCCCTGCATTTTCTAATCTAGGGTtagttcttttgaatttttagattgtaatttCTTAGTAGTATTCAATGCACAATTTGTGTATTTGAACTATGTCCCCTTGTGAATAAAACTAttgtgcattaaaaaaaaatgctctctATATCAAATGGCATCTCTCCTTTCGCTGCataacaggtggaagatgagaaaAAGAGTGAATAAAACTTCTTTAGACTATACCATCCAACAGCTTTTCCTCATATTCCCATCAATATGGGTCACTCCTATCTTTAAGTGCAATTCCTCATTTTGAATCCTATCTTTCCTtatatttcctcttttttcttttcttttttgttgtgttgAATAATTATGTTATCTATCTCACAAAGAAGAATGAGAACACATTGAAATTGTTTGCTTACTAATATGAACATGAAAAATTCATGAATGGCCATTGACATGCTTTTTCACGAAGTTAGAAACATGAAGCGATGGAAGTTACCAATGAGCAATAGCTCAGTTATTACTTCCTCCTCTCATAATAATGGGATGTtgggtgaggttgtgggttcaagacccacttggtgtgtttataatttactgtatcagattataaaaagaaaattaaaaa
This genomic stretch from Castanea sativa cultivar Marrone di Chiusa Pesio chromosome 1, ASM4071231v1 harbors:
- the LOC142615202 gene encoding uncharacterized protein LOC142615202, with the protein product MEKGKGVMVGGRRWGVDFTDNSASPSSRDIPDPPGFSRASQDQDDSTLSRQKKDAEATWKTQKAWEVAQAPFKNLLMMGFMMWMAGSTVHLFSIGITFSALWQPISALQGVGKVFEPYKDSKVELLGPKLLFIALNLGGLALGVWKLNTLGLLPTHASDWVSSLPPAQEVEYSGGGIPLR